GTTACTGAACTTAACAGTAGGGTGTTACTGAACTTAACAGTAGGGTGTTACTGAACTTAACAGTGGGGTGTTACCGAATTTAACAGTAGGGTGTTACTGAACTTAACAGTAGGGTGTTACTGAACTTAACAGTAGGGTGTTACTGAACTTAACAGTAGGGTGTTACTGAACTTAACAGTAGGGTGTTACTGAACTTAACAGTAGGGTGTTACTGAACTTAACAGTAGGGTGTTACTGAACTTAACAGTAGGGTGTTACTGAGCTTTACCAAAAGCGTGTCGGGTTAACGTGATTAATTGATAACGGAAGCTATTACCATGCGGAAAGGCGAGAATATCATACGCAAGAATGCGCTCCGCACGCAACGAGGCGCATTATCATACGCAATGATGTGTATATCATACGCAATGATGTGTATATCATACGCAATGATGTGTATATCATACGCAATGATGTGTATATCATACGCAATGAGGCATTTATCACACGCGATGAAGCGAAGTTCGACACGCCATGACGCAGTTTTCCACACACGATGACGCAATTTTCCCACACGCAATGACGCAGTTTCTGAAACACAATCACGCAGATTTCAAGACGCTATCACGCAGCTTTCACACGCAACCACGTGATTATTACACGCAACGGCGCAATCATCACATGTAATGACGCGATTAGTGCGCGTAAATAGGCGATCACCACACACAGTACCTCGATCATCACGCACAATGACGCGATCACAATACGCAATAACATGCGCAATAGTCGTCAGGCATCGTGCATGATCTTACAAATGTCCGCTATCACAAAATCATAAATATAACGAAATAACAGAAACTAAACCCAACGCAACTTAAAAATATAATATGACAAAatttcattttatatatatatatatatatatatatatatatatatatatatatatatatatatatatatatatatatatatatatatatatatatatatatatatatatatatatatatatatatatatatatatatatatatatatatatactgatctctggctgaaggagactcgaacctacgaaccttaggacaaggtacgcagtgcattaccaatctacccacactggtccagtgtgggtagattggtaaagcactgcgtaccttatcctaaggttcgtaggttcgagtctccttcagccagagatcagtgtttgtgtatatttcgcatgctctcgcgaattccttgcatatatatatatatatatatatatatatatatatatatatatatatatatatatatatatatatatatatatatatatatatatatatatatatatatatatatatatatatatatatatatatatatatatatatatatatatatatatatatatatatatatatatatatatatatatatatatatgaatatgataaatggtttaaaaacaaaaacaaaagaaaagaaggaaaaaaacttgcgattttggcttaaacaacagcattcttcttgccgaataagggaagcaaaaatttgtatatgcaataatttcgcaaaaataattctgaacctaacgaaaaaaaatattttttattgcgtttgtttgttattaaattattcttgGTCATTTAGCGTCAAAAATAGTGCAGGATTTATCCTCCGTCTCCTGTTATCGGCTCTGACTGTGATCAGTCTGGCTGTTAGTGATAGTTTTGTTTATCATCATTTTCACAGCTCGTTCTAGCTTTCCTTCGATCGCGTTCACTCGTTCGCAAATACTGCGGTCGGTGGATCAATACTGCGGTCGGAGGATCAATACTGCGGTCGATGGGTCAGTACTGCGGTCGGAGGATCAATACTGCGGTCGGAGGATCAATACTGCGGTCGATGGGTCAGTACTGCGGTCGGAGGATCAATACTGCGGTCGGAGGATCAATACTGCGGTCGGAGGATCAATACTGCGGTCGGAGGATCAATACTGCGGTCGGAGGATCAATACTGCGGTCGGATGGTCAATACTGCGGTCGGAGGATCAATACTGCGGTCGGATGGTCAATACTGCTGTCGGAGGATCAATACTAAGGTCGGTGGATCAATACTGCGGTCAGAGGATCAATACTGCGGTCGGAGGATCAATACTGCGGTCGGAGGATCAATACTGCGGTCGGAGGATCAATACTGCGGTCGGAGGATCAATACTGCGGTCGGAGGATCAATACTGCGGTCGGAGGATCAATACTGCTGTCGATGGGTCAGTACTGCGGTCGGAGGATCAATACTGCGGTCGGAGGATCAATACTGCGGTCGATGGGTCAGTACTGCGATCGGAGGATCAATACTGCGGTCGGAGGATCAATACTGCGGTCGATTGTTCATTACTGCGGTCGGAGGATCAATACTGCGGTCGATGGGTCAGTACTGCGGTCGGAGGATCAATACTGCGGTCGATGGGTCAGTACTGCGGTCGGAGGATCAATACTGCGGTCGGAGGATGAATACTGCGGTCGATGGGTCAGTACTGCGGTCGGAGGATCAATACTGCGGTCGATGGGTCAGTACTGCGGTCGGAGGTTCAATACTGCGGTCGATGGGTCAGTACTGCGATCGGAGGATCAATACTGCGGTCGGAGGATCAATACTGCGGTCGATTGTTCATTACTGCGGTCGGAGGATCAATACTGCGGTCGATGGGTCAGTACTGCGGTCGGAGGATCAATACTGCGGTCGATGGGTCAGTACTGCGGTCGGAGGATCAATACTGCGGTCGGAGGATGAATACTGCGGTCGATGGGTCAGTACTGCGGTCGGAGGATCAATACTGCGGTCGATGGGTCAGTACTGCGGTCGGAGGTTCAATACTGCGGTCGGAGGATGAATACTGCGGTCGATGGGTCAGTACTGCGGTCGGAGGATCAGTACTGCGGTCGGAGGATCAATACTGCGGTCGGAGGATCAATACTGCGGTCGGAGGATCAAGCTCTTACCAATGACCCATGCGGGTTTAGCGGATACGAGATAAGGTGTACGGTGTGCGATGTACACCGTACAGCGCCTCTTGGAAGGAAAAAAATCGATGGATTTTCCGAGTGAAGACGGAAGGTGGTGTTGGGATCTGTTGACATTTACAAGGCTACGTTTACAGTTTCTCAGTAATATGTTTACATTTACAAGGCGATGTTTACAGTTTCTCAATAGTATATTTACAAGGCGATGTTTACAGTTTCTCAATAGTATATTTACATTTACAAGGCGATGTTTACAGTTTCTCAATAGTATATTTACAAGGCGATGTTTACAGTTTCTCAATAGTATATTTACATTTACAAGGCGATGTTTACAGTTTCTCAATAGTATATTTACAAGGCGATGTTTACAGTTTCTCAATAGTATATTTACATTTACAAGGCGATGTTTACAGTTTCTCAATAGTATATTTACAAGGCGATGTTTACAGTTTCTCAATAATATATTTACAAGGCGATGTTAACAGTTTCTCAATAGTATATTTACATTTACAAGGCGATGTTTACAATTGTACAATAATGTCCTTACATTTACAAGGTGAAGCAACATAGTCACTTTCGCGATGCGTTTATCAGCATCGCGTTGATAAAATCGCGACACTGAGACTCTCTCACCTCACAGTTAACACAATTTTTTCCACGTTCGCGGGCATCGCGTTTTTTTAAAGCGTTTAACGTTCACAAGGACCACGTCCGCGGCAAGTGCACAATTAGTGTACGTTACGCTTATGTACTCAAGGATCCTTTTTATCGGTGTTCATTAATTCGTTGAACATGGTGTTCAACGCTCCCATAAAGTATTAGGCACATATACAACATCTTGGTGTCcttaatttgtagacgtttcgccctccagtggtttTATTAATACTAGGATGTAATGTGAggagggcgaaacatctacaaatataCTCAGATGTTCTACATGTGTGTAATTcgttatcttgtcggtattgtataccattcatgtacaactatggTCCTCATGTACAACTATGGTCCTCATGTACAATATATGGTCTTCATGTACAACTATGGTCCTCATGTACAACTATGGTCCTCATGTACAACTATGGTCCTCATGTACAACTATGGTCCTCATGTACAATGTATGGTCTTCATGTACAACTATGGTCCTCATGTACAAAGTATGGTCCTCATGTACAACGTATGGTCTTCATGTACAACTATGGTCCTCATGTACAAAGTATGGTCCTCATGTACAACTATGGTCCTCATGTACAAAGTATGGTCCTCGTGTACAACGTATGGTCCTCATGTACAAAGTATGGTCCTCATGTACAACGTATGGTCTTCATGAACAACTATGGTCCTCATGTACAAAGTATGGTCCTCATGTACAACGTATGATCCTCATGTACAAAGTATGGTCCTCATGTACAAAGTATGGTCATGTACAAAGTATGGTCCTCATGTACAAAGTATGGTCCTCATGTACAAAGTATGGTCTTCATGTACAACTATGGTCCTCATGTACAAAGTATGGTCCTCATGTACAACGTATGGTCCTCATGTACAAAGTATGGTCCTCATGTACAAAGTATGGTCCTCATGTACAACGTATGGTCCTCATGTACAAAGTATGGTCCTCATGTACAACGTATGATCCTCATGTACAAAGTATGGTCCTTTTGTACAACGTATGGTCCTCATGTACAACGTATGGTACGCATGTACAGCGTATGGTCCTCATGTACAACGTATGGTCCTTTTGTACAACGTATGGTCCTCATGTACAACGTATGGTCCTTTTGTACAACGTATGGTATGCATGTACAACGTATGGTTCTCATGTACAACGTATGGTCCTCTTGTACAACGTATGGTCCTCATGTACAACGTATGGTCCTCATGTACAACGTATGGTCCTCATATACAACGTATGGTCCTCATGTACAGCGTATGGTCCTCATGTACAACGTATGGTCCTCATGAACAACGTATGGTCCTCATGTACAACGTATGGTCCTCATGAACAACGTATGGTCCTCATGTACAACGTATGGCCCTCATGAACAACGTATGGTCCTCATGTACAACGTATGGTCCTCATGAACAACGTACATGTATTGTACGCTCATTTTACACGCTTACGAGAGTTCGTTTTCAGATGATCCGTTCAGGACACGTTGACCGAACGGCAGCGTTCTTACTTTCCCGTCACGTTCACGTTAGTTAAAAACGCTGTGAGATCATTTTCCCTTCCTTCGTGTTCGTATATTTTTTATAACGAATTATTGCCCTTCAAGGCGACGCATTTGCACTTATTTTGCCAAACCTGCGTTGAAACCAGTTGATGCGTAATGCGCTCACATCCCTTTGCAATCTTGTAAATGCGTTTAGTGAACCACAGTGCGTTCGAATCTCCTTCAAGATAACATGACCTACGCATTCACGTTCATCTAAATGAGACGTTCACAATGTTCATTCCAAGACACGTTCAGAGTTGTACGTTTTTCgagtttctttattattaaaaccGGGGTCTAGATATTGATACTACCACACGTTCTTAAGTATTCGTGTTGTGAGACGTTCTTAGTTCTCAACGTTCTCAGTACTCCTGCTTCCCTCGTTCTCAGTACTCGTGCTGCTACATGTTCTCTGTACTCGCACTGCCGCACGTTCTCATTATTGGTGCTGTCACACGTTCAGAATTCCTTCAAGGCAAGACGATACATACTCTCAAGCGGAATCCCGTTCGCTCCGTTCCTATAGCGGCGTTCTGGTATACCATCAAACCTTAAATTTTCGGACGCGAACGTTCCGAAAATAACAGACATCAAGAAGGGCGTTCACTTCTTGACGCAGATGCGTTCTTTGAACGCCGACGTGTTTAACCAACTCTGGAAGATACGTTCGgagatacattattattattattattattattattattattattattattattagtagtagtagtagtagtagtagtagtagtagtagtagtagtagtagtagtagtagtagtagtagtagtagtagtagtagtagcagcagtagtagtagtagtagtagtagtagtagtagtagtagtagtagtagtagtagtagaagtagtagtagtagtagtagtatcaccaggGCCAAGATATATATGTGTCACCTAAGCCAGGATTATGTGTTACTAAGATAGGTATTACTAAGATAAGTATTACCAGCTCCAGGATACATGTATCACTAATGCCAGAATATATGTGTCACCCAGGTCAGGATACAAGTGTCACCAGGACTAGCCTATAAGTGTCACTAGAACTAGGATACATGTGTCACCAGGGCCAGGATATATGCATCACCGGGATCAGAATTCATGAGCCGCCAGGGTCAGGATACATGTGTCACCAAAATTAAGATACATTTTTCACCAGTTCCAGGATACTTGCCATCAGAACTAGCATACAAGTGTCATCAGAAACGAGATATGTATCACCGGGACCAGGATATATAGATGTCACAAGGACCAGAATACATGTATCATCAGCGCCAGGATACATATGTCATCAGGTCAAGGATACATGTGGTAAACGAACCAGCCTACAAGCAGGACCAGGACCTGCTTACAATCTAACAGGTCAGGGGAAGAACCAGAGCCAGGTACTAACCAAACTGAATGATCGAAATATGCCATAGATGCTCTCTAGAGCACATTTCGGCCGGTTGATCTGCTAATCATTCAACCGATGAGCACCAGCGACTAGTACTCTAATCAGTCATGCAGACAGGTCTTCCAATCAGCCATGCAGACAGGTCCTCCGAGTCAGCCATGCACGCTGTCCTCCAGTCAATCATGCGGACAGATCCTAGCCATGCAGATTAGTCCTTTAATCAGTCTTACAAACAGGTACCCGAGTCAGCCATGCAGATGTGTACAAAGATCAGCCATGCAGACACGTTCTACAGTCATACACTCGTACTAAAATCAGTCGAATGGGTACTCTAATCAGCCGCGCAGGCAGACACTGTCATCAGCCAAGCAGACAGGTACTCCAGAAAGCCTTGCAGATAGGTACAGCAATAGGTATGTAGCGGTGTAAAGTGCCCTCGGAAAATAGCCATTCAACCTGTTGAGGAACTTCCCATCATCAATGAGTGCCAACGGTGCCATCAATCAATCCACTGCACTTCGTGGCACCATCAGGTGTCCTCATTCACGCTTTTAGTGAACGGAGTATCGAGCCTCTAGTGGGTCTTGCTCTGAATGCCACGAAGAGTGCCAGTTTAAACACGTGTGCCAGcacggggaggggaagggggcgcCTCGGCCTCTGGCCACCACTTTCACACATCATTATACAAAATATATTGTAAACAGTATTGTGATACCAGCAGTGGCTGAGGACACTCATATAAAGTTCAGTATGGCTATTAAAGCCGCttttggcaaaacgtttcctctcgTATATAAAACGTCTTTATCCTCAAGATACACATAAAACAAGTTGCAAGGAGCCGACGGGTGCTTTTAAAAGGCACCTTCTTCAATGGAATCTTTCACGAATGCGATGTTTCGCCTACCGGGGGCTTACTGAAGCCTCCAGCAAGTGAAACATTCTTTAACCACGACGTACACTTCTATGCATGAGTTACAGTACAAGACCATCCATCAACCCACGCCGCCGCACTCTCTATCTTATTTTAATAAACTGATGTCTGGAAACTCCGAACATTCACTAATCAATAACAAAAAATTATCCAGGTGCTGAACATGTTCATCTTTCCCCTAACAATAAAGAAAAAGGTCAGTGTTACATTAATGACAGCAAAAGCCTGACAACACCAAGCCTATCATTTTTAAACTAGGTGTCAGCGAGAACACTCTAGCCTCTAAGGACCTTTCTTTACGCGAAAGTTTTCAGAGAGGATGAGTTTAAGAGCCCCTTATAATTTATAGTGAAGATATCTGCAGTAATCGGATTATAAATAAAGCCACAAGAATCTATTAGCTACTGAATCTTTGACGTGATGTATTCAATACGACAGTGCATTAGGAAAAATAAACTCAGGGCAGCGTTTAAACAAAAAACTGGGCGTAATTGCGGCAGGGATCCGGAACAACGCCCCAACAAAAGGAACTTTTCGTTTTCCATTGATTTCCAATTGACgaaggccaaaaaaaaaaaaaaaaaggaattgtTCTAAGAAGTGACTCTGTGCGATTAGGAAAATTATTTGTTCCGAGTTATCATAATCCTTTCAAGGAGATTATCAGAGTTATTTAAATAATTGTTgcgtgtgagtgatggtggtcatgCGGGAACCCACCTGGTTGTAGGCGGAGAGCGGCGGTGGGACGGCACGCGCCAGGCCCGGCTGCCGCCGACTTCGAAGTAAACATTGAGCGAAGTCCGGTGGGAGGAGCCACGTCTGGTCACGCCCACCACGCCGTACATCACCCTGGCCCCTCCCACAACCACTCGAGCGGAACATCTGCTTCTTTCGTACCCGAATTTCCGTCCAAACCAACAGATTCCGTCGCTTCTGTGTATGTCTCCGAACTCTGGTGCGTGTTACAGAAACGTCGAAGCCGCTAGCGGGGAGAATCATTCGGCGAAATGGACAGGAGTAAGTCGGGACGGAAAGGGACGGAAAACAGGAGCCGTATCCGTCTGAGGTTGGTGTCCGTGAGAGGACCAATGAGGTGCCAGGGTAGCATGACGTCACGCACGGCTAGAGTCTAGCTGGGGTGGTGACCAATGAGGGACGGGGGAGTGAAGGAGGCGGAGCCAGCCACTGTTGGTGGATGGTAGCGCGCAAGTGTACTTCAGTTGTGAGTTTGTAGGCAGAGTCGCGGCCACACTGTTTGCAAGTCTGATCAGACTTGCTGTGTAATGGCTACAACAACTTACATCGCATCAAGTGCAGTGTGTTCTGATCCAGTCAGTGTGCCAGACTGTCTCACCATGAACATAGTGAACACTCAAGGGTATGGGCGTGATGCCCATGAAATGAAGTACATGCCCCAGCATCAGGCGCCCATGGCCCACAACCCATGGGTGGGTCTCCCTCCGTCAGACCCCAGCCACTGGGCCATGCACCCTCACCCAGGCCTCCACCAGGATATTAAACCTCAACCTTCAGAAGTGGCTATCCACCACCGTCCACCCCATCATATGACACATGCCTGGCAGCCTCCCGTCTCATCTCCGTACAGTAGTCTGGCGGCGGGCAACGGCGGGTCCCCGCTGGGCCACCATGCCTACGCCTCCATGAATGGCATGCTGCCCCATCAGATGCACCCGGGGCACCTGAGGGACATGCACTGCGAGTCCCCAGTCACACCTGATCACCACGTACATCACGAAGTCGAAGAGGAGACCCCGACAAGTGACGACCTGGAACAGTTCGCTAAGTCGTTTAAACAGAGGCGTATCAAGCTGGGATTCACACAGGCGGACGTTGGTCTGGCCTTGGGAACCCTTTACGGCAATGTATTCTCCCAGACCACCATCTGTAGGTTCGAAGCTTTACAGTTATCTTTCAAGAACATGTGCAAGCTGAAGCCGCTGCTAATGAAGTGGCTTGAAGAGGCAGACTCCACTACAGGCAGTCCCACTTCCATCGACAAGATTGCCGCCCAGGGAAGGAAGCGCAAAAAGCGGACCTCCATAGAAGTGTCTGTGAAAGGAGCCCTGGAACAACATTTTCACAAGCAACCCAAACCCTCAGCACAGGAGATCTCACAGTTAGCAGACAGCCTGCAGTTGGAGAAggaggtagtgagagtgtggtTCTGCAACAGACGGCAGAAGGAGAAACGGATGACACCTCCTATACTTGGCCAGGGTCCTGACGGGCAAGGCGTCAACGGCACACCACCCGGGCCAGGACAACAGATCACGCCCACGCCAGACTACGGACAGCCCAGGTCAGTAGAGCTTCCCAGAGAACTAAAATACCCAGGCTACACTCACCAGACCATGCACGGTTCCCCTACCCACCTGCCGCCCCAGCACTCACCGCCTGGACCCCTACTCTCACCACAGATGCCACCTCATAGCGTGGCGCCTTCGCACGCGGTCTCCCACTGATGGTCGCTCAACCTGTGGCAGGAGCCAGCGTACTGACCAGCAATCAGTGGGAGCCAAGAAAGCTTCCTCAGGACTCCACCTACCGCCCCTCGCCATTCTAGTCTTCATTACCAGGGCTAAGTTTGGAGGGGCCGTGACCTAGGCGTTCTTATAACGTCTTCGTCGCTCCTGCCGGCAGTAGGAGAGTCCCAAGCACCTCTAGTCCCCGGGCCGGCCAGCCTGGCCCTTCTTCGGGAGGAGGGCGGCCCCCCGAGCGGCCAGATCGTCAACACGAAGCCAGATTATTTACCAGTAAGAAACCTGGTGTGTCCATGTGAAAACTTCTTCAGTGATAAACCTATTTTCTATAGACTAACCTCGAGCTATGCTGAGGAAGTGTATAAATATGAACCCGTAGCAGATTCATCATTCCATACTTCGCCAAACATTCCATAAGCTAATCTGACTGACTCTCCGCGGAGCGCAGTGTCAGATTATTTCTACGATTCCTCAGTGAGGCGATAAGTAGTAGTGTAAAGACTGAGCTTCATATTACGTGTGAACATTAACTAGCGGTTACCTCGAGTTTTTTGTGCGCGTGTTTGGAACATTCCAGTGGTGGCGGGTGGCAGCTGCTGCGGGCGGCCACCGCCCGACACCTGGTCCCGTGGGCGGCCTGTGGGCGGCCTCCACACCGCCCACCCACACGCTTGACTCTAAGTCTTATCTCGAAATTAAAGAATATGTGGGGGCGCATGACTGCCGGGAGACCGTCCGTGATGCCATGGGGCCCGCCGCCACCACCCAGCTCACACCCGCTGCCCATTCCCGCCCACCCTCGCCCCTACACACACATCGGACCAGCTATTTCTATGTGGCAAGTAGAAATTATCTCTTGGGAACTATTTCTGTGAGTGGTAAGGGCAAGTGGTGAGCATCTGGCGTGTGTAGCGGCCGCCCGTAGCTCTGTGCCCGCTACCGTGTACATAGTCATCTTTGTAAATACTGGAGAAGCCGTGACGGCTTCGACTGCAGTCGAGCCGCACTTGTGATATGACTCAAGAGCTGAATTTATAATAATTTCATTGTAATATATGTATCATTCATACTTAGATTAACCCCTGAGTATATTTAGTTTGTGTTGACCGTTTCCCATTACTGCTAATACGTCGGAGTGGATCTGGTGCGGTCgtgatgtagtggtgtacatATACCTTCCGTGCCGCCGCTGTCGCCGCACCCTGCCATCCGTGCCGCCGCTGCCGCACCCTGCCATCCgtgccgccgccgccgtcgccgcccCTCACCCACCCAGCGGTGGCCGGCGGTGGCGACTACCTGGCCACCCACTGCAACTCCTCGGCAACCCAACCTTCAACAAACCGGATCTTGTGTCGGCGGGAGAGCCTCCCTTGCTGCGGAGGATGTGATCAACCCAGGCAACCTTACCACCTGCGTTCCTCCAGGGGTTGCCGAAGCCAGCTGGGGCGCGTGGCTGTTTAACACCAGCTGCGAGGTaagctcccctccttcccatgCTGCAACGACGATCCGCAACTCCCCACCAGCGCCTGACAGGCTCCCCTCTGCTTCCCCTCGGCGTCTCTCACCTCTATTGACCCGTCAACACCTCCTTTGGGCTTCTGTAAGCCGCCTCTTTTTTCCTGCAGTGAAACGCTTGTAGGTCCCTCCTGCCTCATCGAGGGATTCTATAGACCCCACTGAAGTTACCTGTTGGGGTGTATCCCGTTGTCCAACAGATGAGTAGCGAGCGAGGAACTTACACCCACCTTCACTTCTTCAGCGTCCAGTGGATACCCACCTCATCAACACCAGTGTCTGGTGGGTGCATCACGCTCAGCAGAgggttggtcaggatggataagGATGGCAGCATCACTGCGAGTCGCCACAGTGGTGATGGATAAAGGATGGCAGCCCAACTGAAAAAGTCGCTACCGTGGTGGGTGACACAGAAAACCCCTGCTCAACACCGCACCTGTCTCTGTTTGTTATTAATGTTCTGAATGTCTGTACGAGGCTCTAGTAACGTAGCAGGTATGGTGATCCTGACCTCACCTCACAACTACTgtcactgttgtaactaccattactactacaatgTAGCCCCTCACGGGTATATATATAAACGTTATGAGGACTTATATTAGTGCTATGAGAACTTCATTCAGTAAAAGAAAACGTCTTGATAGGAACAGAAAAGTCTTTTTACACCTGTGAACTTTCTTTGTGTGTTAAAGTACAAAGGATCACGTCAAAGATAAATTTATTATCCACGTAAGAATTACTTGGAAATCTGTAGTCAAGAAATGTACataatattgtattattaaactTATTATGAATAATAAAAGAAAGATTTGTCTATACACTGGGTTTAATTTTAACCAGACTTGACGATTTTGACAATTGTAACCAATGATGTCAGAAAACTGATGGAAAACAATATACATGAGATATGAAGTAGATAACAGTATGCAGATAAAAAACTTATGTTCCACGAGATTTCACGGGTAATATGAAGAAGCTGTTCATTATACGAACACTTGCGGAAAAAAAGATATGTATGTCTGGAGTAACTGGACCAGATGGCAAATTACCGCCGCAACAGACAGTCTTTATCAATAGAGATAAATATAACACGCATAACAaaatgaaatatttaaaatacaGAATGTCAAAAAGAACAAACGGATGTAAATCTTTTATTCCTTTATTTCTCCTCTcttttatttgtttatatattgtCGCTGATGTGTAAAAGCTGTGAGGGGCTGGGCAGAGCGCCGTGGGGCGGCTAATCGTTTACGAGTAGTTAATCAATATATCACGGGGAATTAACTCTTACTGCCTTGGTTACACGTTCCTCCGTCACCAGGAAATAACCAGCTTGCCCATCCTGCCTTCCCAAAGCCCTACCGCCAGCAGCGTCCCTTGTTCCCAGCCCCACAAATTGCCTTCTTGTGACTGGTAGAATATCTGCGGCAGACTCGCTGCCTCAACGTACTCGACCAACGTACTTACTGAACGTAATACATCGATGTGTTGTTATTTCTCCTTATACGGGAGATTCGCCTTTGTAGGAAATTGTGATGATCAGACGATGGAGGTGATATACCTTCCTGCGTTATCACGTGTTAAACGAAAAGCCTCTGTTCAAATTCTACAGTCTGGAAGTTATTTACGTATAGATTAGATTAGTTCGCTCGATTGTTCGGCTCGACTCTTGCAGGTGTGGCAAGTAGATTGCTAACTGTTACTGTAATGCACTACAGTGTCCTAAAAGACTTAATTTTCGCGATCTGTGGCACTTAAAGTAGTTCTTAGGGTATTGTATATTCTTACACATccacacatatacaaacacaagCATAAATTGCCAAGAGCGTTACTTATAttgtgaaattatatatatatatatatatatatatatatatatatatatatatatatatatatatatatatatatatatatatatatatatatatatatatatatatatatatatatatatacatatatatatatatatatatatatatatatatatatatatatatatatatatatatatatatatatatatatatatatatatatatatatatatatatatatatatatatatatatacatttatatttgcAAAGATTCACAGATTTTTATATACCTGATATGTAAG
This genomic stretch from Cherax quadricarinatus isolate ZL_2023a chromosome 45, ASM3850222v1, whole genome shotgun sequence harbors:
- the LOC128694873 gene encoding silk gland factor 3 → MATTTYIASSAVCSDPVSVPDCLTMNIVNTQGYGRDAHEMKYMPQHQAPMAHNPWVGLPPSDPSHWAMHPHPGLHQDIKPQPSEVAIHHRPPHHMTHAWQPPVSSPYSSLAAGNGGSPLGHHAYASMNGMLPHQMHPGHLRDMHCESPVTPDHHVHHEVEEETPTSDDLEQFAKSFKQRRIKLGFTQADVGLALGTLYGNVFSQTTICRFEALQLSFKNMCKLKPLLMKWLEEADSTTGSPTSIDKIAAQGRKRKKRTSIEVSVKGALEQHFHKQPKPSAQEISQLADSLQLEKEVVRVWFCNRRQKEKRMTPPILGQGPDGQGVNGTPPGPGQQITPTPDYGQPRSVELPRELKYPGYTHQTMHGSPTHLPPQHSPPGPLLSPQMPPHSVAPSHAVSH